Below is a genomic region from Helianthus annuus cultivar XRQ/B chromosome 2, HanXRQr2.0-SUNRISE, whole genome shotgun sequence.
GGAGAGTATGACTATGAACACGTAAGTATGGAGAATTATGTGTATAAAATTTACATGTATAGATGGGTGTGTTTAGGATTTACAAGTAATATGTGTAGAATGTAAATTTGTAAGTACATGTACGGATAGAAAGGGTATGTATGCATGAATTTGGAATTTAGTTATATGTACAATTGAATGAGACTTGTTATGTGTATACATGGATATGTTCGTATGAATGAAATCTAATGATGCTAATCGTTTTCCTATTGAGAATGAAATGGAAATGCAGGCATACTTGTGATGGAAGTTGAAGGTAGACACCGAAATCCAATGCGGGTGGTTTAAATGATGGATGAAGGGTCTAACATAAGCGAAAGCATGATATGTCGACGCCTAATTATGCGTGTTTAAATTTTATGTATGATGACACCAGTTACTAATAATGTGATTGTACGTGGTGTCTGCAGGTTGTACAGAACTGTGAATTCTCATCACGAAGCGTAAGCGGTCGAAGATCGAGTCAAGTCGTGGATTGTACGTGTGGGTGCGTGGTCACGTAATTTAATATACGTATGTCAGATTGTATAAATTTATAGAAAGCATTAATGTATTTAATGTAAAAGAGTGATTTAATGTAGTTCTAAGTATGTTAGAATGAATATAATGAAAGAAAATTTTAAGTtcgtatttccgctgcgactttttagGGTGTTACAACATCgaaaaaatggaccccattggAAGATATGTCGCACAATTGGCCGGTTATATGATGTTTGAATTTAGATATTTAACGAAAATTTCACATAAATACAACTTATTAAAAAGACTAGAACATTGTTATACAACTTATTAAAAAGActaaaacattgttttaaaataGTCCAGTTTCGGTTTAATTCTAAAATATTAATCTTATATATACAGAGATAGGATCCGATATTAATAACCATGGATGATGGATGTTATTGGTGTGTGGACATTAGTCTTTTAACATTTATACTACAAAATAATATGTCTGATTTAGATATAATTACTTTTGAAATTTTAGTTTTTCTTCCTAAACCTTCCATAGTCGTGAAGTATATCACGCTAAAGCCACAAATGGTGTCCCATAGCCTCACCCCACATCGTCCCCTGCGGCGTTATACGACGCACATTCGGATTCTCATGATGTGCTTAACGGGTGAAAATGGTTGCGATGTGTAATTATTACCGCCGAACGGTAAtattctttattattattttctttaacaattaaaatatattaatatataccTTTCATCCCCATTATTTTTAAACCACTCTCTGTACTATCATTCTCTTCACTCCATATATAACAAAAACTCAAGACTTTTATACCACTCTCTCTACCATGTATCCCAACAACCGTGGTTTCGTTCCTTCTCGATCTAGCGGCGACCCGAACCAAACAAACGCTCCTAACCAACTTGTTGCTTTGGTTCCCACCCGACCAACCGCCTATAGAACCGGGTTTGACGAGTATAATCATAACCAAACCGGGTTCATGAACTTCTTGAACCAACCCCTCACGGGGGACCCAAATTAATACGGTTGGAACTTGGAATCCAAACTTCAACATGGGAGGTTACGGCTCATCACAAGGTTTCGGCATGTCATAAAACGAGCCTGACTTTGACTCGGAGACACAACCGGATGAGGAGGAGCCGGCGACAcaaccaaaccaaacaaaaccAAACGCAACAAACGGGTGTCACATAAAAAGAAAGAAATAACCAAGACACGGACGAGAAAAACCGTGCCACCATGGGATGATGAAGAGGAGTACGCATTAGCCCGAGCTTGGGTCGACGTATAAGAGGATCCCGAAATTTGTAAGATTTTTATAGactttttagtttttaatttatacatataatttgtttgttaaaaattgtatttattttttttatctttttttagcAAATAACCAAAATAAAACTGTGTTTTGGAGACGAATCCAAAAACTATTTTTCGGTCTCATGGGTAGGGGGATAATTACCGGCAACCAGATTCAATATCAGGCAAGTGGACCGATATTAACAACAAATGGACCAATTTTCAATCGATTTATCAACGTCAAAGAAACGGTTGAAAAGGCGACGAGAGCGACGAGGATATAATGTAGTCGGCTTTAATAGAATATCAAGCGGCACGTTAGAATTTCCCATACTTAAAGGTTTCGGAAATAGAAGGCCGACAAAGAAGTCAAAACCTCCGAGTCGGTTGAACCTGAAACTCCAACGTCCGACGCTTGATACGTCGACTTAAACGATGTTAATCCGTTATTTCCGGGGGAGGAAGGGGCGGATGAGCGAGATGCGGACCTACCATGACCACCCGGTAGAAGAAGCGGGGCAAAATCAAGGCGACTAGAATCATCGTCGAGGGGATCTGACTTGAGTCAAGCGTTTTCCGAGATGAAACAACGCCTTCAAGACAAACGCGACCTCAGGGCTCAATGTATGCAAGAGAACGAGGAAGTGGTCGATCTTATAAAGGATAATAAAGGATAGACAATTTGATAGAGACTTTGAGTTTTACTCGAAGCCGCACGACCACCTATCCGGAAAAATGTTGGAAATGGCTCTACAAAGAAAGGCGATTATTGAGTTTAagagtgtttttttttaattttattgtaatgttttttttttaatttaatgaaatgttatttgttttttaattttataaatttagaCATTAAAAACTAATAATTGAGTAATGATTGGTAGATGTTACGAGGCTCCATCCACTACACACATATGTTATATAACCCTCCCCCCCCCCTAAAGGGCTATATGAGGAGTTATGACTACACATGCCTTAGGAACATGAAGGTGAGGGTGCTTGACTCTTTAACGTTGGTGTCTATCTGACTCCTTCATTCATTCTCTCTCTCCCCTTCTCATAAACCTGTACAATCGAGACACACTTTCTCACGGGTGCTACCACTCCTCTGTTCCACATCCGCTGCGAGCCTACACTACTACAAAATAGAGCTTTAGACGGGGTGAAATGGGTTTTAAGACGGTGTTTCAACACCGTCTTAAACTGCACTGGTTTAAAATCAAGTATTATTAGACGGTGTTCTATTTGAACACCGGCTTAAACTCAAGTCTTATTAGACGGTGTTCAGTTTGAACACCGTCTTAAACTTTGTGAACCCCGTCTTTTAATATCAAAACATTTATTAAATCAAATACTTTTAACACCGTCTTATAAACTTAGTGAACCCCGTCTTTTAATAACATTAGTACCAACACCGTCTTATAAACTGCTAGAAAAAAATTCATTTACTGAATACATATTTTCCAAAAATACTTTTCCTGGAAAAAAAATACACCAAAAATACATTTGCTGGAAAAAAAATACATCAACCAATGTAACATTTTCAAATCAAACCAAAACAATGCACATTCAAATCCAAAATAAACCCCACATCCAATTCGGAAATAAACCCGTCAAATTACAATCATTTGTGAATACATAACAAACTACACATAAGCTAAACTAACGGAATACCTAACTCGCTAAAAAACTTCGGCATCAACGTCATCAACAAAACATCTATTTCATTATCCGTAGCCACTCTCGTGTCGTGCCACATCTAAAATAAAAGTAGATAGAAAGAGTTATTACAAATATTATAGAATAAATCTAAAGGCAAAGAGAAAAATTGATAACAACATCGGCAATAAAGCTATGTATATATTTACATGTTATATACATCTAAACCTTCtaagtttgaaaaaaaataaacagTTAAGTAATAAATTGATAAACAAGTATATTTTACTTACTTCATCGGGAAATTGGTTTTGATACAAATTGACAAAGTCAAACATATGTTGGAGAACCATGTAGCCGCATTCCCATCCACCCTTTTGTTGCTTACACTGTAATAAATTaacaaattattatttaaaagtaACGAAAATCAAACAATTTAGAAATAGCAAACACACATACATCAACCATTGTGTAGTTGAACTCGGATCCTAAGGCGGTAGGAATTAGGCTTGAAAGACGATAGTTAGAAGCATTCTTTTCGCCTTTTATCTTTGTTGaatccaaaatataaacatgtccCATGTGTTGGGCAATGATGAACAAAGACTAATGGTCGCTACAAAATTAGCGTTATAGAATAGTTAGGTAAATCatagtaataaaataaaagtaagtTAACTAAAAAAACTTACTCAACCTCAATATAGGTACCACTTTTGCTTGGAAACATATTCTCAGGAGCTGAATATGGAAGTGTAGTAGCCCAGTCGTTCCCGATCTCCTATGTTCACCCGATGAGCTTTGGCGGCCTTAAGAAAACTTTGAACACCCATAATATATATTGCATTCGTACGACTTCTATGGTACATCCAATCTTCACGATGCTCCATCtgaaaattaaaacaaataaataaataaataatgatgTGAGCGTATGCGTATGATGTAAATCAATGCTCTAAGGCGGTGAATCCTAACCCACTTTTTGAATATTCCATCTCATAAGTATACATTTTAACGAGACGACATTTAAGAAAAAATCGGCAGCATTTCCCCTTAACTCCCCAAGTATGCATAAAACGCAAACCCGTTGGAGTAGAGGAAATACCAACCGATCTTTTCTTAAATGGTGTTTCGTTAAAATGTATACATATCCTAAATGAGATAGAATATTCAAAAAGCAGACCCAAAACGGGACAATCCAAAATTTATCTCTATTAGATAAATTTTAGACGGGTAATTCTAAAGGGTTATCTAAATCTATATTTATACACCTATATGTAAATGTAAATATAAATAACAAAATAACatctaataaaaatataaataacatCTAATTTATAAAATCACTTAAACTTTCACAACTAAGGTCATGTAAAACACACATCAGCTTATAGACCCTTCAATTACTTGAGGTCCTCTTTAAACTTGTTGCCTTCCTAAAATCAAAATACGTGTATCAATTTATGCAAGTTTTCACGTACAACTCAAACTTGTAACATATGGGTCAAGAATTCACTAACCATGGTTTTCAATCCTAAATAttcatataaaaaatataaataaccatGGTTTTTCTCCAATGTTTTATTAAATTTGACAAAATCCACGATCCATTTTCATGATTATTACTTTTTTCTTCAATTTTCGTGGTTTATTATTCTAGATCAATAGTCGGTTGTTGAGAGCATTGTAGCAAAACCAGTGATGTTAATTAGGACACATTGATAGGTTACTAGTATGTAACATTAACTTCAAAACCATAaatattaatattttatatttCACTAAAAACATATTACAACAAGGTTAAAACTTAAACATACTTTATTACTATATATAAACTAATTTTTATATACAATGTACTAGCGATTTATCAAAACAAAGCAAAAAATCAAATTTGAATTTTTAACAACATATAATTAAACATGATATAACTActatttataaaactaaaaaacattaaataacatatataaagagaaaaaaaaactaaccttAATGGTGAAATTTTTGAATGAAGATGGAGAAGTTGTTAGGAGGAAGATGAAAGGAAAGAGATAAGGTTTTGGTGGTTGATATTTGTCCGATCTTTTTTCAGTTTATAAGACGGTGTTCACAGACAACACCGTCTAAAGGATGCAGAAATTAGTTTATAAGACGGTGTTTAAGCATTAGACGGGGTTCATTGAATATTTATAAGACGGTGTTCAGAGACAACACCGTCTAAAGGTTGGAGAAATTAGTATAAGACGGTGTTTAACCATTAGACGGTGTTCTTCTGAATTTTattgaatattttattaaaaagagCTATTGGTATTGGTTTTAAGACGGTGTTATTACTTTAACACCGTCTAAAAAAATCCTTGACACCGTCTAATGCTACCTTTTGTAGTAGTGCTACCAAGTATGCGCACAAATGACTATAAAAGATAATAATGACAATGAGATCATTAATCTAGTTTAGTGTTTAAAGCCTTGATGGGTAATCCTTGTCTAGTCAAATGAGGGTCTTGGCTTTTAAGGTAACTAACCGGAATTCTAAAGTCATAAGTTATGATTAATCAACTATGTCAACCCCTCATCCAAACCATTGTTGGTCCGAATCATTGGAAAATCCCAAACTTTCAAACGTGATCATGACAAGCATAAATGTAGTCTAACACAACATAGATGTCATCATGGTTGTACAACAAAAGATATCAGTCCTCGACATTATCCAACGGACCACACCATATATCACCAACCATCTAATAAGGTACtaatggcaagattgtaattttGAACTgtgccaaaatcgtaattttaaactgacgggcgaaatcgtaattttgaacttaCGCCGAAATCATAATTTATGAACTCGGGGCAAAATCATAAATTGTTAGGGCCAAAGAAGGAGCGTAAGTCAGCTGACTAACACTATTCCCTCCCAAGACCTTTAAAAGTTGTCTGGCACTATTTCCTCCCAtgactttatatatatatacaatctGTCTGGCACTATTATCTCCCATAAcctttaaatatatataatatatatacaatTGCTACATTTTGTTGAGGTTTGTAACACCAAAAATTACGTTCTAGTGCTTTTGGGAGTTCAACATGAAACTGAAGGGTTATATTTCCGGCATGAGATAAAAGCATAGTTTTAGTCTCCTAACAAAAAGCTCTGACATGACCAAACTTATGGAAAATTTAGGAGGGGTGAGAAGTGTAATATAAAatttgagttttgttgtgaatatatttattattaatgtggttatcaacatTAAAAATAGATTAGCTTTCTCTCCAAATTTTGTACACCTATATATACCACTATTGTATCTCATTGTAAATATATCTATCAATAAAATATCAGTCTTTTCTCTCTACATCTCTCTCTTATTGTTTGATATTAGGGTAGTAGGTTgttgtttcacaacacgttatcagcacgaaaaTGCTCtcatcaaaaaccctaatccccttccTTACTTTTTTGATATCTCAACGTAAGAGGTTGCATAAAAATGCTAGAACATCAACCACCGGAAACAATAAAGCAACAGATGTCCCAGTTTTAAATTTATTTCCGACGGAACCGTCTTCGTAGATTGAGGTAAAAAAGAACCTAACCCTTTTCTTTCAATAATATGCACACTACGTATCCAATATGGATTTGTGAATGTATTTTGGTTTCCTGTTATGAAGATTATCTATATTAGAAACTAAgtaaagaaaaaattaaaagttttatAACAGATATTTTGATTTTGTATTTAAAAAACGATTAGTTTTCAAAAACAAGATTAGTTTACTTTACTGAGTTAATCAATCGTTGACTATTGACTAGACAATATTTCTAGAATTCGGTTACACTAGGATGTAAATTGATATGCTTAATCAAATCTTTATTTTATTACCATTCTTAAATAGATTTTTTAGTTAGGAAATTTCATATCAACGTATAGTAGAATCCATTGAGTTACTTATCGTAACCAATAAAACCACTTAAATGAAAAGTATTTGTGTTAGTTTATATTTATGTTTCTTTATTTCATTGAATAACCTTTGTATGCTTTGATTTTAAATCTCATGCATTTGATCGTATATATTCAATTTGAATTATACTTCCTgatttaaaatttatatttttaatgtattgaTTTTTCTATACAAAACTATCTAAACttttatgtttgtaataaaaGAGAAAGGTTGTTTATTAGAGCatcagaaagaaaaaaaaagtatttGTTGATTTCTAGTTTCTATTCTTTATCAAGAGAATGGATGATTTATTTCTAAATGCTCTTAGATTTATAGgatatattttaaataattatgTTTTTAGTTTACACAATATGAAATCAAATTATTATAACTTTATAACCGATGGTGGTATAAACGATACTAATTATATTGAGTGGTCAAATGTTTTATTGTGTATATGTTTATGTGCTATCACAATAAGGGTATGTATTTGTAAATTCGTGTTAGCTACATGTctagttttatatatatacacgttGTGTACATATATATGGTTGCTTATTGAAGTTGATTAAATAGCTTTTTTACACTTATTTGATCATATGTTAATAATATTTGCTCATGTTTCAAAAATGAGTGATAAATATATTATGTAAGATGGATATGTAATTGGTCATGTCGTGATATGTTTATACATGCACTATATATATTTGCTTATAATTGATAAAACGAATATCTTATTTCACATAGTTTTTATTATAACTTACTTTACATAGCGACATGTTATAATGTTATATATTGTATAGTTTGGCTTTACCTTGCATTCTATATTCTATCATTAATACATGTGAATAATATCGAGAGAACAACTATTACCAAAGTTATGATCTATTATTATTATCATGAAAGAGTACAAATATTTTTAGATAAGACACTCAAAGTGTCATACTCACGCATCTCATTACTAAGTTATAAAATGTTGTAAGATGTTAGAACAGTAATATTATATAACTCGGACATATAATTACTTCTCAATTGTTGTTATGTGAGGAGAAGTTTATTCATAAGGGAAGATGGataaaacaaactttttttttGTCAAACCTCAAATATGTTCCCAAAGTCGCATCATTAAAAGGATGGATATGAAGGGTTTGAAGTGACTATATATTCGTATGTTCGAGAAAATAATGGAAAACCATGAAACTTGTGTGGTTTTATTTTGATCCATGAGGTGAATATATATTTGATCATTGTGATCATGGACATAGTTAAGAAAATTCTAGTGATGAGATCGACCATGAGAATTGTAATAATAGTCGTGGTAATAATGAGAAAGGCCACTAGAAGTGGCAAATAAAGGGAGTAACCATATCAGAATAACTCATTGAAAGTTTGAGATGACAATACGATGTTCTCTCATATTATATATGTTTATTACACAAACAATGTGCACATAAAACAAAGTGCAACTGATAGATTATAAAcataaaccagaagtttatgTATCATGATTATTGTCttagttggcatgaccggttagaccacaccgatgatgtgaaacataatgaagagCTAAAAGATTCTTCAAGCTAATAATTAGCATGTAATGTTTGTTCTCAAGGGAAATTTTATATTTTGCCAAATAAAGGAGGGTATGTatccctaaatattctggaaaTGATTAAAGGATACACATATCCCAAcgtgataccatttagtgtttttaaatcgatgcatcgtctaaattgttatcaaatccacaacctgaagtttgtgtgattgtggcttagctaatgtgatagcaaacatattaatccagattagtATTTTTATTTGGTAATAGTGAATTAATTCCCAAGTGATAAATGATTATTGAAATAAGTGTTGAATTTTCTATATATTTATACACGAACTGCTTTTGTTGAAGACGGTAAACAAACGTCTACGATTGATTGCAAAGCCAATAATCATGAGAGCAAAATTTAAATTTGAGTTCATGTGATTATACATCTGCGATAACATTAATTCACATCAAACCAACATGTTGTAATAGTTTCTCCCCATTGTAGTTGGTTTTGTGTCAGGAGCCAAAGATATCCTTTTTAAGATTTTAATTGTGCGGTATATGTTGAAATTGATCCACCACTATGCACAAAGATAGAACCTTAAAAGGTGGTTGGGAATAAATGATAACGAATAGATCTTTTCATGAGTTATTTATTTATGACTTAATTAATTGATATCCACCTCAGTGGATTAATATTCCCAACATCAGGGGGAGATAAAAAGCAGTTGGAACAGAAATGAGTTTGTATGAATTATTATTGATCCTCAAAACTAAAAGTATGAACCAGAAATTCAAAGAATAACTCATTTACAAAGATTAGCGAATCTCTTACCAGACGCATTTACTGACTTTTAAAAGGTGATTATGTCACATATACCAACTGCTAATGCTCCAATTAAGATTAGTGTCCTAGAAGGACAATCACATGTTAGTAATAAGTCTATTGCACGTCTGAAGCGTGGTAGACCagtcgattccaataataaaattcctcgaaagttggagcaactaattaagatggtcaagtcgaggtatGTAAAAGGGTCTCTTGAAGAGACATTAGACATGAAGGTTCAAGAAggacctcaggtacctgaaaataaagagatctcaataagttgtatcatgtctaagatatgtatggaatcgaaataaaaatcgacgtcgttatacttttgtagaTAATGTAGCGCTTGAAATGATTAATTGATGAGGATCACGATTTGAGATGTGCCTATGAACGTAAACatagaaatgattggccaaaatggaaagacgcaaataaggcaaaGTTGAATTCTCTAATGACATGGAAAGTATttggaccaacagtccatacaactaaAGTTGTAAAATATATAAACAGGTCTTTTATGCGAATTATGTGAAAATAAAATTGAGTGATATAAggaaaattggtggcacaagaatttccgcaaagacctatgattgattatgaggagacatattctccagtggtggatgcattgactttccagTATTTTATTTGTCTGGTAAgtggtaatataaagagagaattgatattcgtcttatgaatgttatgtatcacttgatactgaaAGTTTACATGGAAGTCCCGAAGGATTAAATTATGTAGGTCATGTAAAGTAAGTTCTCGAGAACAATGTGATCATTTATACATATTCGGATTTGAAGGTTATGATTATTTTACATGTTGGATATAATTGGAATTCCTGATGAGTTTCTAAAGCAATTGAGTGTTTAAAAGGTTAATTAAAACATCTTAACGATGTAATACTTGTGCACCaagaaacatacatagaaaacttgtacccggtgattgtgatatctcaataaatagtgtacacgcatggtacaatatggattttggagttaaaagcaagtgttcatgacatttttgcatatgatatagatattTATATGTTAAATGAGCAATTTTATGTAGCAAAACTTCTaaagagtgaaagcacatgcatatttaGATAAGATGGAAAGCATTCACTCATGaattgataatgctagaagcattaatgatgtcaaaacatcaagaacgtattatatgaagttgacaaaatacgtATAGACTAAATAGTCGAGACGAGTGTtatacaactcgagatattcggATAAATAGGGACATAAGTTTGATTCAATTAGCCATGTTCTATCAACATTCTAcctttaaaagttcactataatcgcaatttacagtAATGATGTCCAGGCATTATtgagagaaattgtcgagcttttagagggagaagTTTTGAATGACCTAggcacggtctaattattactcgaactgcagtttgAGTAtctatgtaattatattttaccaaTCCCTCAAGTACAcctagaagatgatgtttggagATTATAGTATGAACATAGTTAAACCTTAaggtatgttaaaggttgttaacTCATTTGTAATAAGAAATGCCAATTATCATatcctaccaaagtagagattctcattctagaagcaccatcgttaaatgcataagtgcactcatatgttttgctagctatgtatggttataatatctttaaCTTGAGCTTATTGTCTTCATATAACCTTTGTCAAGCGAAaagacattggaatgagttcaaagaaatatttcaagtataaacgatatttgattatattttactaacctatcaatacaagtttggttagtcttgtagatgcaggaatgtaactAAACACAGTCCTGGATATATGATATATTTTGGAAGGAGGCACCTAAAGTCAtgttagaaga
It encodes:
- the LOC110907646 gene encoding uncharacterized protein LOC110907646, producing the protein MGHVYILDSTKIKGEKNASNYRLSSLIPTALGSEFNYTMVDCKQQKGGWECGYMVLQHMFDFVNLYQNQFPDEMWHDTRVATDNEIDVLLMTLMPKFFSELGIPLV